A DNA window from Brassica napus cultivar Da-Ae chromosome C1, Da-Ae, whole genome shotgun sequence contains the following coding sequences:
- the LOC106352962 gene encoding delta(24)-sterol reductase isoform X1, which produces MGNHLVLFNKYKRIMLLTFFLFYKDNPFSPFIHFHFCISFGFLSKERNLKVMADLKAPLVRPKRKKTWVDYFVKFRWIIVIFVVLPISATLYFLIYLGDMYSESKSYEQRRKEHDENVLKVIKRLKQRNAAKDGLVCTARKPWIAVGMRNVDYKRARHFEVDLGEFRNILEINKEKMIARVEPLVNMGQISRATVPMNLSLAVVAELDDLTVGGLINGYGIEGSSHLYGLFADTVEAYEIVLAGGELVRATRDNEYSDLFYAIPWSQGTLGLLVAAEIRLIPVKEYMRLTYIPVKGDLQALAQGYMDSFAPKDGDESKIPDFVEGMVYNPTEGVMMVGTYASKAEAKKKGNKINNVGWWFKPWFYQHAQTALKKGQFVEYIPTREYYHRHTRCLYWEGKLILPFGDQFWFRFLLGWLMPPKVSLLKATQGEAIRNYYHDMHVIQDMLVPLYKVGDALEWVHNEMEVYPIWLCPHKLYKAPIKQQIYPEPGFEYEKRQGDTDDAQMYTDVGVYYAPGPVLRGEEFDGSEAVRKMEKWLIGNHGFQPQYAVSELDEKSFWRMFDGDLYEHCRKKYRAVGTFMSVYYKSKKGRKTEKEVREAEQAHLETAYAEAD; this is translated from the exons atgggAAATCACCTTGTTTTGTTCAATAAATACAAGAGAATCATGCTcctcacattttttttattttataaagacAATCCCTTCTCACCATTCATACACTTTCACTTCTGTATCTCCTTCGGATTCTTAAG TAAGGAGAGGAATCTCAAAGTAATGGCGGATCTTAAGGCACCGCTTGTGAGgccaaagaggaagaagacatgGGTCGATTACTTCGTCAAGTTCAGATGGATCATCGTCATATTCGTCGTCCTCCCAATCTCAGCCACACTCTACTTCCTCATCTACCTCGGCGACATGTACTCAGAGTCCAAATCCTACGAGCAGCGCCGCAAGGAACACGACGAGAACGTCCTGAAAGTCATCAAACGCCTCAAGCAGAGGAACGCAGCCAAGGACGGGCTCGTCTGCACCGCACGCAAGCCCTGGATCGCCGTGGGGATGAGGAACGTCGACTACAAGAGAGCTCGCCACTTCGAGGTCGACCTGGGGGAGTTCCGCAACATCCTAGAGATCAACAAGGAGAAGATGATCGCTAGAGTCGAGCCTCTTGTCAACATGGGACAGATCTCTCGCGCCACCGTCCCCATGAACCTCTCTCTGGCTGTCGTCGCTGAGCTGGACGATCTCACCGTTGGTGGACTCATTAACGGATACGGTATTGAAGGAAGCTCTCACCTCTACGGTCTCTTTGCAGACACTGTTGAGGCTTACGAGATTGTCCTAGCTGGTGGGGAGCTTGTACGTGCCACTAGAGATAATGAGTATTCAGATCTTTTCTACGCGATCCCTTGGTCGCAAGGAACTCTTGGACTCCTTGTTGCTGCTGAGATCAGGCTTATACCGGTTAAGGAGTACATGAGGCTCACTTACATACCGGTCAAGGGAGATCTTCAGGCCTTAGCACAAGGCTACATGGACTCTTTCGCGCCCAAAGATGGAGACGAGTCAAAGATCCCTGACTTTGTCGAAGGCATGGTTTATAATCCGACAGAAGGTGTGATGATGGTTGGGACATACGCGTCTAAGGCAGAAGCCAAGAAGAAAGGGAACAAGATCAACAATGTGGGATGGTGGTTCAAGCCGTGGTTCTACCAACACGCGCAGACCGCGTTGAAGAAGGGGCAGTTTGTTGAGTACATCCCAACGCGTGAGTACTATCACAGGCACACGAGGTGTTTGTACTGGGAAGGGAAGCTTATCCTTCCTTTTGGTGATCAGTTTTGGTTTAGGTTTCTCCTTGGTTGGTTGATGCCTCCAAAGGTGTCTCTTCTCAAGGCTACTCAAGGTGAAGCTATTAGGAACTATTACCATGATATGCATGTTATTCAGGACATGCTTGTTCCTCTTTACAAGGTCGGTGATGCTCTTGAATGGGTCCACAACGAAATGGAG GTGTATCCCATTTGGCTTTGCCCACACAAACTCTACAAGGCACCAATCAAACAACAGATTTACCCTGAACCAGGGTTTGAGTATGAGAAGAGACAAGGAGACACGGATGATGCTCAGATGTACACTGACGTTGGAGTCTACTACGCGCCGGGTCCTGTCCTAAGAGGTGAAGAGTTTGATGGTTCAGAAGCTGTGCGTAAGATGGAGAAGTGGCTGATTGGGAACCATGGGTTCCAGCCTCAGTATGCAGTCTCTGAGCTCGATGAGAAGAGTTTCTGGAGGATGTTTGATGGTGACTTGTACGAGCATTGCCGCAAGAAGTACAGAGCTGTCGGAACGTTCATGAGTGTTTACTACAAGTCTAAGAAAGGAAGGAAGACTGAGAAAGAAGTTAGAGAAGCAGAGCAAGCTCATCTTGAAACAGCTTATGCTGAAGCAGATTAA
- the LOC106352962 gene encoding delta(24)-sterol reductase isoform X2, giving the protein MGNHLVLFNKYKRIMLLTFFLFYKDNPFSPFIHFHFCISFGFLSKERNLKVMADLKAPLVRPKRKKTWVDYFVKFRWIIVIFVVLPISATLYFLIYLGDMYSESKSYEQRRKEHDENVLKVIKRLKQRNAAKDGLVCTARKPWIAVGMRIDLGEFRNILEINKEKMIARVEPLVNMGQISRATVPMNLSLAVVAELDDLTVGGLINGYGIEGSSHLYGLFADTVEAYEIVLAGGELVRATRDNEYSDLFYAIPWSQGTLGLLVAAEIRLIPVKEYMRLTYIPVKGDLQALAQGYMDSFAPKDGDESKIPDFVEGMVYNPTEGVMMVGTYASKAEAKKKGNKINNVGWWFKPWFYQHAQTALKKGQFVEYIPTREYYHRHTRCLYWEGKLILPFGDQFWFRFLLGWLMPPKVSLLKATQGEAIRNYYHDMHVIQDMLVPLYKVGDALEWVHNEMEVYPIWLCPHKLYKAPIKQQIYPEPGFEYEKRQGDTDDAQMYTDVGVYYAPGPVLRGEEFDGSEAVRKMEKWLIGNHGFQPQYAVSELDEKSFWRMFDGDLYEHCRKKYRAVGTFMSVYYKSKKGRKTEKEVREAEQAHLETAYAEAD; this is encoded by the exons atgggAAATCACCTTGTTTTGTTCAATAAATACAAGAGAATCATGCTcctcacattttttttattttataaagacAATCCCTTCTCACCATTCATACACTTTCACTTCTGTATCTCCTTCGGATTCTTAAG TAAGGAGAGGAATCTCAAAGTAATGGCGGATCTTAAGGCACCGCTTGTGAGgccaaagaggaagaagacatgGGTCGATTACTTCGTCAAGTTCAGATGGATCATCGTCATATTCGTCGTCCTCCCAATCTCAGCCACACTCTACTTCCTCATCTACCTCGGCGACATGTACTCAGAGTCCAAATCCTACGAGCAGCGCCGCAAGGAACACGACGAGAACGTCCTGAAAGTCATCAAACGCCTCAAGCAGAGGAACGCAGCCAAGGACGGGCTCGTCTGCACCGCACGCAAGCCCTGGATCGCCGTGGGGATGAGGA TCGACCTGGGGGAGTTCCGCAACATCCTAGAGATCAACAAGGAGAAGATGATCGCTAGAGTCGAGCCTCTTGTCAACATGGGACAGATCTCTCGCGCCACCGTCCCCATGAACCTCTCTCTGGCTGTCGTCGCTGAGCTGGACGATCTCACCGTTGGTGGACTCATTAACGGATACGGTATTGAAGGAAGCTCTCACCTCTACGGTCTCTTTGCAGACACTGTTGAGGCTTACGAGATTGTCCTAGCTGGTGGGGAGCTTGTACGTGCCACTAGAGATAATGAGTATTCAGATCTTTTCTACGCGATCCCTTGGTCGCAAGGAACTCTTGGACTCCTTGTTGCTGCTGAGATCAGGCTTATACCGGTTAAGGAGTACATGAGGCTCACTTACATACCGGTCAAGGGAGATCTTCAGGCCTTAGCACAAGGCTACATGGACTCTTTCGCGCCCAAAGATGGAGACGAGTCAAAGATCCCTGACTTTGTCGAAGGCATGGTTTATAATCCGACAGAAGGTGTGATGATGGTTGGGACATACGCGTCTAAGGCAGAAGCCAAGAAGAAAGGGAACAAGATCAACAATGTGGGATGGTGGTTCAAGCCGTGGTTCTACCAACACGCGCAGACCGCGTTGAAGAAGGGGCAGTTTGTTGAGTACATCCCAACGCGTGAGTACTATCACAGGCACACGAGGTGTTTGTACTGGGAAGGGAAGCTTATCCTTCCTTTTGGTGATCAGTTTTGGTTTAGGTTTCTCCTTGGTTGGTTGATGCCTCCAAAGGTGTCTCTTCTCAAGGCTACTCAAGGTGAAGCTATTAGGAACTATTACCATGATATGCATGTTATTCAGGACATGCTTGTTCCTCTTTACAAGGTCGGTGATGCTCTTGAATGGGTCCACAACGAAATGGAG GTGTATCCCATTTGGCTTTGCCCACACAAACTCTACAAGGCACCAATCAAACAACAGATTTACCCTGAACCAGGGTTTGAGTATGAGAAGAGACAAGGAGACACGGATGATGCTCAGATGTACACTGACGTTGGAGTCTACTACGCGCCGGGTCCTGTCCTAAGAGGTGAAGAGTTTGATGGTTCAGAAGCTGTGCGTAAGATGGAGAAGTGGCTGATTGGGAACCATGGGTTCCAGCCTCAGTATGCAGTCTCTGAGCTCGATGAGAAGAGTTTCTGGAGGATGTTTGATGGTGACTTGTACGAGCATTGCCGCAAGAAGTACAGAGCTGTCGGAACGTTCATGAGTGTTTACTACAAGTCTAAGAAAGGAAGGAAGACTGAGAAAGAAGTTAGAGAAGCAGAGCAAGCTCATCTTGAAACAGCTTATGCTGAAGCAGATTAA
- the BNAC01G33080D gene encoding large ribosomal RNA subunit accumulation protein YCED homolog 2, chloroplastic, with protein sequence MAESSSLRCLVTPNLLNTKKKVSQRPHLLPVYSLSRKQEPSSSSSAAINGGGNSRTVKRLITLSPSEGKWNGSWNTHYNVSLRDLHLQDLVEDDGPTNPRVAVDLSVQRHASMGLSVDGRIITSFSRKCSICSSAYPRLIDTTFTVWILPSSRENLASTLPDIGGDDPSVIYVRPGYEANLDSLVQDTIRLTTYAKDICSDSCEKSEPTLHYVGETNTASVHKRWSRLLELKRKN encoded by the exons ATGGCCGAATCATCCTCTCTACGTTGTTTGGTCACACCAAATCTCCTGAATACTAAGAAGAAAGTATCTCAACGCCCTCATCTACTTCCGGTTTATTCTCTCTCAAGGAAACAagaaccttcttcttcttcttcg GCAGCAATCAATGGAGGAGGGAACTCAAGAACAGTGAAGCGTCTGATAACTTTATCTCCTTCTGAAGGAAAATGGAACGGTAGCTGGAACACTCACTACAATGTTTCCCTCCGTGATCTTCACCTCCAAGATCTTGTTGAAGATGATGGCCCTACTAATCCCCGTGTAGCCGTTGATCTCTCCGTCCAAAGG CACGCAAGCATGGGACTCTCAGTAGATGGAAGAATCATAACGTCTTTCTCAAGAAAGTGCAGCATTTGCTCCTCTGCTTATCCTCgactg ATTGATACAACCTTCACTGTTTGGATCTTGCCATCAAGTAGGGAGAATCTAGCTTCAACACTTCCCGATATTGGTGGTGATGACCCTTCT GTTATATATGTGAGACCTGGATATGAAGCTAATCTTGATTCCCTTGTACAAGACACTATCAGGCTCACAACTTATGCTAAA GATATATGCTCGGATTCCTGCGAAAAATCGGAACCTACACTGCATT ATGTTGGAGAGACAAATACAGCTTCTGTTCATAAAAGATGGTCAAGACTACTTGAGCTTAAGAGGAAGAATTAG
- the LOC106352961 gene encoding eukaryotic initiation factor 4A-III homolog, with the protein MAEANPGRGGGRRGGGPMDDDKLVFETTEGIEPITNFNDMGIKEDVLRGVYEYGFEKPSAIQQRAVMPILQGRDVIAQAQSGTGKTSMIALSVCQIVDTSSREVQALILSPTRELASQTEKTIQAIGLHANIQAHACIGGKSVGEDIRKLENGVHVVSGTPGRVCDMIKRRSLRTRAIKLLILDESDEMLSRGFKDQIYDVYRYLPPDLQVCLVSATLPHEILEMTSKFMTEPVKILVKRDELTLEGIKQFFVAVEKEEWKFDTLCDLYDTLTITQAVIFCNTKRKVDWLSEKMRTNNFTVSSMHGDMPQKERDEIMNQFRSGDSRVLITTDVWARGIDVQQVSLVINYDLPNNRELYIHRIGRSGRFGRKGVAINFVKSDDIKILRDIEQYYSTQIDEMPMNVADLI; encoded by the exons ATGGCGGAAGCGAATCCTGGCCGTGGAGGAGGAAGGAGAGGCGGCGGACCAATGGACGACGACAAATTAGTCTTCGAAACAACCGAAGGGATCGAGCCCATCACCAATTTTAACGACATGGGGATCAAGGAAGACGTACTCCGCGGCGTCTACGAGTACGGATTCGAGAAGCCATCCGCGATTCAGCAGAGAGCGGTCATGCCGATCCTCCAGGGCCGCGATGTAATCGCTCAGGCTCAGTCCGGTACCGGAAAAACCTCCATGATTGCTCTCTCCGTCTGCCAAATCGTCGACACTTCGTCTAGAGA AGTTCAGGCGTTGATATTGTCTCCGACGAGAGAGCTGGCTTCGCAGACGGAGAAGACTATTCAAGCTATTGGGTTGCACGCTAATATTCAGGCGCATGCGTGTATTGGTGGGAAGAGCGTTGGAGAGGATATCAGGAAGCTGGAGAATGGTGTCCATGTTGTGTCTGGGACGCCTGGGCGTGTATGTGATATGATTAAGAGGAGGAGTCTGCGTACCAGAGCTATTAAGCTTTTGATTCTTGATGAATCTGATGAGATGCTGAGCAGGGGGTTTAAGGACCAGATATATGATGTTTACAGATATCTTCCGCCTGATCTTCAG GTTTGTTTGGTTTCTGCAACTCTTCCTCACGAGATTTTGGAGATGACATCAAAGTTTATGACGGAGCCAGTGAAGATACTTGTGAAGCGTGATGAGTTGACTCTTGaa GGCATTAAACAATTTTTCGTTGCTGTTGAGAAGGAGGAATGGAAATTTGATACGCTCTGTGATCTTTATGACACGCTTACTATCACTCAAGCTGTTATCTTCTGCAACACTAAACGAAAG GTGGATTGGCTAAGTGAGAAAATGAGGACTAACAACTTCACAGTCTCATCAATGCACGGTGACATGCCTCAGAAGGAAAGAGACGAAATCATGAATCAGTTCCGGTCAGGCGACAGTCGTGTTTTGATCACGACAGATGTATGGGCACGTGGGATTGATGTGCAGCAA GTTTCTCTCGTCATCAATTATGATCTCCCCAACAACCGTGAGCTCTACATCCATCGTATTGGACGATCTGGTCGTTTCGGGCGCAAG GGTGTTGCGATCAACTTTGTTAAAAGCGATGACATCAAGATCCTCAGGGACATTGAGCAGTACTACAGTACCCAGATTGACGAGATGCCAATGAATGTAGCTGATCTTATCTAA